The DNA window TGGCCGCGCTCACCGACACCTCGCCGTCGCCGCACGCCGTGCAGCAGCGGATGGCGAAGATGCTCAGCCGCGCGGTCGACGAGGTGGCCGAGATGCAGGCCGAGGCGCGGGCCGAAGCGGATGCGCTGATCGCGGCGGCCGAGGCCGAGGCCGAGGAAACCCAGCGGAAGCGCGAGCAGATGCTGTCAGACATGGCCGCGCAGCGGGAAGCCATGGAAGCCGAGTATCAGGAGACCAAGGAAAAGCTCGAGGCCGAGCTGGTCAGCCTGCGCGAAGACGCCCAGCAGGCGCGTGAGCGGCTGCTCGCCGAGGCGAAGGAGCGGGCCGACCGGGATCGTGACGAGGCCCGAAGGGCCGTGGACGAGGCGAGTCGGCAACGGATCCGGATTCTCGAGCAATTGATGGGCGTGTACCGCGACCTCGGCGACGTTCCGAAAGCTCTCGAGGCGGCCTACGAGGAACAAACGAATGCGCCCGAGACCGATTCCGTGGCGCGGTTGGACGAGAAAGCGCGGCTGGACGAGAAAGTCAGCGCCGGTTCAGCGTCGTAGCGCAGCACGTCGGACCCGGCCGGTATTCTCAGCGCCGTGTCGACCCGCAGGCTATCGGCCGCCCAAGCCCGGCGGATAGCCGTTGCGGCCCAAGGTTTTAGCGAGGCCCGGCCCGGTGGCCAGATCACCCGGGCCCACCTGAAGCGACTGATCTCCAGGATCCAAGTGCTGCAACTGGATTCGGTCTCGGTGGCGGTGCGCGCGCACTACGCTCCGGTATTCAGCCGGCTCGGCCCGTATGAGCGTGACGTGCTCGACCGCGCCGCCTGGGGCCCGCGCTCGTCGCGGCTGCTGGCCGAATACTGGGCGCACGAGGCCGCGCTGATGGCCGTCGAGGACTGGCCGCTATTGCGCTGGCGGATGCGCCAGTACCGGCACGGCCGATGGGGCACCCACATCGTCAAGGCAAACCCGGAACTTGCCGACAAGATCGTCGCCGCCGTCGCCGAGCTCGGGCCCAGCACCGCCGGACAGATCGAGGCCCATCTCGAGGCCGAACCGCGCGGGCCCCGAGGGAGCTGGTGGGGCACCCGCAGCGACACCAAGTGGGTGGCCGAGGCGCTGTTCTCGTCAGGGGTCTTCACCACGGCCACCCGGGTCGGCTTCGCTCGTCACTACGACCTGGTGGAGCGGGTACTGCCGGCCGGCGTGCTGGCCCGCGAGGTCGACGACGACGAGGCGATCCGCGAACTGGTGCTGCGGGCCGCCACCGCGCTGGGCGTGGGCACCGAGGCCGACCTCCGCGACTACTTCCGGCTGTCGGCCCAGCAGGCCAAGCCCGCGATCGCCGCGCTGGTCGCCGCCGGTGACATTGAGCCAGTCGACGTCGACGGCTGGTCGGCACCGGCCTATCTGCGGGCGGGCCGCACGGTCCCCCGCGCGGACCGCGGCACCGCGCTGCTGTGTCCGTTCGA is part of the Mycobacterium mantenii genome and encodes:
- a CDS encoding cell division protein DivIVA, yielding MGYDAAAVDAHIEMLATKQQLLLDDVSSLRARLQESGDQTAALRKEVAALTDTSPSPHAVQQRMAKMLSRAVDEVAEMQAEARAEADALIAAAEAEAEETQRKREQMLSDMAAQREAMEAEYQETKEKLEAELVSLREDAQQARERLLAEAKERADRDRDEARRAVDEASRQRIRILEQLMGVYRDLGDVPKALEAAYEEQTNAPETDSVARLDEKARLDEKVSAGSAS
- a CDS encoding winged helix-turn-helix domain-containing protein → MSTRRLSAAQARRIAVAAQGFSEARPGGQITRAHLKRLISRIQVLQLDSVSVAVRAHYAPVFSRLGPYERDVLDRAAWGPRSSRLLAEYWAHEAALMAVEDWPLLRWRMRQYRHGRWGTHIVKANPELADKIVAAVAELGPSTAGQIEAHLEAEPRGPRGSWWGTRSDTKWVAEALFSSGVFTTATRVGFARHYDLVERVLPAGVLAREVDDDEAIRELVLRAATALGVGTEADLRDYFRLSAQQAKPAIAALVAAGDIEPVDVDGWSAPAYLRAGRTVPRADRGTALLCPFDPLIFFRPRVERLFEFHYRIEIYTPAAQRRYGYYVWPLLMDGRLVARVDLKADRAVNSLRVLGAFGEPDVPKARVAAALAGELASMASWLGLGGFSVAGRGDLSGELRAAAKRVS